The Gopherus flavomarginatus isolate rGopFla2 chromosome 20, rGopFla2.mat.asm, whole genome shotgun sequence region tGTCTCTGAGGCAGCAGAGAGATGGGGGTAGAGGTACCGTCGGCTTGTCCTGCATGGCAGGAAGGAGGTAAAGGGAATAAAGTGGGTTAATAGCTGGATCTGGTAGGGCAGGTGGATAGGGGTGGGGTCCAGAGGGGCGGGACTACAGGCGGATGGTTTGTTCCAGGATGCTGGACTGGATGTCTCAATGGGCTGAGGGTAGTGCTGCTGTACATGTCCAATCCACAAAGCGTACCATCAGTAATTCCATGGTGCAGCGTTCGCCTCAGCCGGTTGAATGACTGTACCGTGGGGCGGTAGAGGTCTCTGCTCTATAGGTTAACATTAGCATGTGGACAGGTCTCTGAAAGTAACGTTCGAGGGCGTTTCAGGGGACGTCCTACTCTTTCTCGATCTTTCAGGTGAACAAAGATGTGAAGAGAAGACCATGTGCCCACTGGCTGGGATATGCATAGCTTTGTACATGGTGATCGTGGGACTGGCAGAGGGGGACCACCCATGTCTTGTCACCACTGACAACAAAACCGCCACCTGCAAAGGTCAGAACCTGAACTGCGTTCCCCAGCACCTTCCCCGCACCCTGCTCAGACTGGATCTCTCGTATAACAGGCTCAAAGAGATCACCTCAGGGGACTTCTCAGTGCTGACCCAGCTGCAGAGCTTGGACCTGGGCTACAACAACATCTCACGCATCGCGGCGGATGCCTTCACCTCCAATGTCCTGCTGGAGGAACTCAGCCTATTCAACAACTCCCTGCGCCGGATCCCCTCGCCGGCCCTGAAGCCTCTGAGGAAACTGAGGCGGTTGGAGATGTCCAACAACTTGTACCTCTGCTCAACTCTGGACAAGGTCTTCAGCACTCTGAGGAACCTGCAGGAGTTCTCCATGGGCGGGTCTCTGATCCAGACGGTTGGCAAGTGGGACTTCTTTCCGCTGAAGGATATAGCCTTGCAGAAGTTTGCCCTGAAGACGGCATCCAGCCTACTGGAGTATCAAAAAGGGGCATTCTCGCTGCTGAACACCACAGCCCTGTGGTGCGACATGGCCCTGGACAAGAATCCCAAGGCCTTGCCCATGATTCTGCAGGACCTGAGGGGTAAGCCGCTGCAGTATCTCCGCTTCCGCAACCTCTTTGAGTTCACCTACTACACTGAGTCCGCAGATGTCTTCTCTGGCTTGGCCGAGGTGCGAGCCAGCAAGCTGGTCTTCTACCGGGGGAAGTTCAACGAGAACCTGCTACGCCTGGCCCTGCTGAACATCCAGAAGTCCCGCATCCGCGACCTCTCCCTGATGGCCATTGACTTCGCCCGCTCTTCCCAGTGGAATCGCTCGGAAGCGGGCATCGCCAACCTGACCCTGGACAGTTTGTTGCTGCAGGACATCAGCAACCCCGACATCCTGCGTTTCGACTGGACCTTCACCTGGTTCAGTGGTGTGGCCAACCTCTCCATTCTCAACGTCAACTTCAATTTCGTGCCTTGTGACACCTGGGACGAGATGCGCAATGTGGTGACCCTGGACGTCTCCAACAACCGGCTGAAGGACACCTACATCTACAACCAGGGCTGCAACTACCAGGGCGTCATGCCCAAACTGGAGCGGTTCCTCGTGGCCAAAAATGAGCTGACCAGCTTGGGCATAGTGGCTAAGCTCACGGCTAGTTGGCCTCGCCTGACCCATATCAATGCCAGCCACAACCACATTGGGGACCTGAAGGAGACGGCGTGCCAGTGGAATCCCGGCCTGGTCTGGCTGGCCCTGGACCACAACAGTGTTACCATGGAGATCTTCAAGTGCCTGCCCATCACCCTTCACTACCTGGACCTCTCCTATTCCGAGCTGGACCGGCTGGAGATGAGCTACTTTGTCCGCTGCCAAGACCTCCAGGAGCTGAAGCTTAGTGGGAACAAGATCAAATTCATTCCCTCAGAATGGAGATGCCCCAGCCTGCGAATACTGGCCATGGATGGCAACTCCTTTGGGGTCATCAGCGAGGGCTCCTTCGTCAACATGCCAGAGCTGACCAGCCTCAAGGCCGGGAACAACCCCTACCACTGCACCTGCGACCTCTACGGCTTCCTGCAGGAGACTCGGAGGAAGGGTAAGCTAACCCTGCTGGACTGGCCCGGAGACTGGACGTGCTACCACCCGGAGTCCCTGCTGGACATGGGCGTGGCTGCCTACACCCCGGGGCTGATGGAGTGCGACGTGAGGGTGGTGGTGGCCATCTCTGTCTCAGTCACGGCCGCTGTGATCATTGCAAGCATGGTGCTGTGCTGGAGGTTCGACGTGCTGTGGTATCTGCAGGCCACCTACCGCATCGTCCGGTCGAAGTACCGCGCCCGCCACGCTCACCCCACTCGGGCCTACGCCTACCATGCCTTCATCTCCTACAGCTGCTCAGACGCCGACTGGGTGAGGCAGGAGCTGCTCCGGCGGCTGGAGAGCTCCAGCCCCCCCTACCGCATCTGCATCCACGAGAGGGACTTCACGCCAGGCAAGTGGATCATCGACAACATCATCGAGAACATCGAGAACAGCTACAAGGTCATCTTCGTCCTCTCCCGCAGCTTCGTCGACAGCGAGTGGTGCAACTACGAGCTCTACTTCGCCCACCAGCGGGCCGTCGGGCTGGGCTACGAGGACGTCATCCTCGTGGTGAAGGAGGCCATCGATCCCAAGAGCCTGCCCAACAAGTTCTGCAAGCTCCGAAAGATGCTGAGCACCAAAACCTACCTGGAATGGCCTTCGGAGCCCAGCCGGCAGCCTTTCTTCTGGATACAGCTCAGGAATGTGCTGGGGAAACCGGGAGCAGCCGAGCCCAGCCAGGATCGGGTCTCGCTGGCTAGCGTGGAGTTGGGCTCGGATGAGGTTGTGGATAGTCCGGCTGAAGAGGAAACTGCCATCGACGCCGTGGCTGGCCCTGCGAGTTAGCGCTCGCTTGGTCTCCAGCTCTCCGCTGCCTCTGCTCCTGATTTATACGCCTCGCACAGTGCATTGTGCGTTCGCACGCCGACGTCCTGCTTTGCAgatgtggtgggaagaacattgCTCCAGGTCTGAGCTGCTAAACTCCAGACCCAGATTTTTTGGAAGGGAGCAATGATCTTATTGGCCCAACTTGAGTCCCCTGTTAAAGGGGCCTCCTTGTTAgagagtgctgagcacttgcctTCTGAAAGTTGGAGGCACTTGAAAATCCAGGTACCTAAGTACTACCTAATGCATCGTATTTACCCACCAGGCAATGGGACGCCCTATGCTCCTGGACTGGGAGTAAGGAGCCCCTCTGTTCCAGGTCAAACTCTGAGAACATAGCCAACCTACGTGTCCATTGCTAGATCCTGCCACCTCTTGTTTCTCCTGAAGGTTTAACCAGCGACAGTATTGCCAGGCAAGTTGTAATGGAAGGAAACAACTTTGCTAGGGCTCTTGCACTTCAGTGTCTGAGTAAAATTCATCCCTTTACAGCACAAGCCACTTACGTCCCAGCTGTTACCCGCTCAAGGACATCAGTGCTGCGAGCAGCTTGCGCTGACCTTTTGCCTGAGTGAGCGGCACCCTCTGCATAGGAGACGTTAACTGAAGTTTCTACGCTCCAGTTGTCTAGAACCGTGGTTGTCGGGATCAGTCCCCGCAGCAGCCATAACCTGAGCTCTTCTGATCACTAGAAGTGACTGAGATAGGTCCTTTTATTTGCTCCAGTTATGCCTCTGCCAAGAATCTGCTTATTTTACTGACCTCCAACTCTCAGCTGCATCGGCTCCGGCTGGGTTACGGCACAGCGAGCTGGAGTCTCATACCATGGACAAAACTGCCAGCAGACTTCCGGTGGCAAACTCTTTCATCTCCCCAGTGATGTGGCTGGATAGATGAGGTCCctagtggggaggggaagggagaatttGTGCTTGAATCTGCAAACTGAGCCCGTTGGAGCAGGATTCGGGGAGCCAGAATGGGGAAGAACGTATTTCTGTTGTGTTTATTTTAGGGCGGTTGATTTTAATCGctgttaactcacacaattaactccaaaaaattaatcgtgattttaaaaaatgaatcgcaggtttaatcgcactgttaaacactagaataccagttgaaatttattaaatattttggatgtttgtctgtttttaaaaatatattgatttcaattacaacacagaaaacaaaatgtacagggctcactttatattatttttattacaaatatcccAAAACAATGATATAAATTGTATTCTAGTATTGTTTACCAGCACGATTCATTGCGATTcattttttaatcgcttggcaGCCCTGGTTTATGTAATGTATTTATGCCGTACTTTGAACCGCAAGGGCCCACTGGAGGTGACTTGTTTCATTTCGGCCCACTGAGTCGACGCCACGAGACTAATCCGCCCTGCCCCTTTGGGGATCTTTGCCATGGGGTCGAGTAGCCTCCTGTGAGTCTCGCCGCTGTTGCATCGCGACTCATGGAAAGCAGAGGGGTTCCCATAGCACAATCCATTTCTGGGGTCTCCAAGTGGCCTGCGTTACTGAGCTCCTGAGGAGATAGGCCGGCCTCTCTGAAATGTGGGGCAGAGGGCCCAGTCGAATGGAGCTGCTGGGAATATAGCTGGGAAGTCAGTTCTGATCCCGTGGGGGAGGCGGGGGTCTCTCTTCCAAGTTACACTCAGACATCAGAAATCGAGGTTCTGTCTTTTTCCCTCTTGTCGACTTCATTAGGGGCTGGCCTCCCTACAAGCTGCACTGTCTAAAGTGGGAAGCCCGACTCCAGAGTTCTGTTTGTGGGTCTGATCCTCTCTGGGTGCTTCTGCTTCCCCATTTTTACAGATTTTTGGGGGGGCAAGGAGGAGGCGGAATAACTACTTGGGAGAACAGATGTATATAAGGTGCTAATACTTCGAACCAGCTGTCCCCGCTTTCAGACTGGCTCTGACTTCAAGTACTTTCTCCCATGCTTGAATGCACCTTCTTTAAAAATGAAGTCATTGGGGGGGCTTTGTGGGCTTGTTTTTTCAATGTAAATGTCTCAAAATGCTCCCCGTAGGAGCCTTCCTCTGTTGTCTGTGCAAACAAACATAGGCACCAGCCTTCAAAGTGACGTACAGCATGTTGCTGactttttatattaaataaaagaGTGGTGTCTTTTTCCTAatgtgtttgcacagtgtttAAGTGGGACACTTTCCGATGGCCTCTGGTGAgctggatgcaaagtgggatGGTCAGGGGTGTGTGAGAGCGACTTGGGGAGTATAAGCCCTGTGCACTTGTCGGGGGGAGATGTCTGACATACAGGGCACTGAGTGAGGATGGAGATCGAGATGGAGGGGGCGAATATAGGGGGATGCAggcgactggactagatgacctctccaggtcccttccagttctctggttctctgacaggagtgtgtgtgcacatggatGGGGTACGTGTTAATATGTCGTCTTAACATCTTGAAGGAAAGCGGtccaaaagggagctagatagattcatggaggatagttccatcaatggctattagccaggatgggcagggatggtgtcccaagcctctgtttgccagaagctgggaatgagcgacgggatggatcacttgatgatcccctgttctgttccttccctctggggcacctggcactggccactgtcagaggacaggatactgggcttgatggatctttggtctgacccagtctggctgctgtTATGTCTATGCAACATTGCAGGCGAATGTGGGGACAGGAGCAATTCCTTCTCCGCCAGTACAGGTCGTGCCTCTTTTAAAGAGGAGGGGGTGGTAGCACTGATTAAAGGTTCAGTGTTTAAACGTCAGCCTGATGCCCGACTTGCGGGTGCCTGGGTGGCGAGGGTTTggcagcagagccaggctggcaGTACCCTGTGCTGAGTGGTTTTCAGGTAGGTTGGAACAGGAGAGGAAGCTTGCGCCATGTGTGGGATGTGGTGGAGAGAGGCAGCCGGAAAGGGCATGGAGGCCGCTTGACCTACACAGATCCCCTCAAAGCAGCTGCCTGTCTGTCCCCAGTGCTGGGTTTGCAGGAAGTGCTGGGTTTGCAGGAAGTGTGTGAGCTGCCTCGTCTGGCTTGGGATCCTGTTTACCCAGGTGTCTGTTCCAAGCAGGCTGCCCACTTGGCTGGGAAAAAACCTTCTTcgcatgttgggaaaataacccCGACTCCTCCCTGGGGGAAGAGCAGTAGCTACTGCCATAGGCTCCAGTCCGCCACGAGGGGGCAATGTTGCATCACCCTCTCTGCACCAGGCTGCAGTGGGCTAAAagccaagcagggctggggacggaGAGGGGGGACATAGCCCCAGCCGGAGTGGGAAGGATTGGACTGGACTAGAGGGGAGCAAAGGTGGGGGCCCAGCCCGTAAGAGGCAGCCAGAATCCAGGCCTCCCTGGAACGAAGGGTGTATAGTCTCCTTCCAGCTGCAAGGCTGCCGTTCTGTTGCAAGAAGTCCCCTCAAGTGCCTTTGTATACAGATGTGATCCCCTGTGCTACCACTTTATTGTCTCCCTCAGGTCctcttccctcaccccaccccaccccagaagagGGAAATCCTCCCCTGCTCCAGTAGGAAAAGAGGAAACAGCCCCCCTGGAAGAATCCCAATTGCTCATTTGCAGCCCAGATTCTCTGCTTCTGGAGATGCTCCCACCTCTCTGCGACTCCAGGGAGCGAGCCCCtagtgctgtgctgggggggaggtaGAAGGGGGGGCCAAGCCAGGTCTCAGCAGGGTGCACTTTAAGCACTGTCTTCTAAAGCTGCTGCTATTAGATTATGATagatccctccacacacacacaacctcacTTTTTCCCGGAGCATTTTAAATACAGCCTGATCCCACATGCGTCAGGCagtggccccagggtttgggaaaaTCCTTGGTAATGCACTTGCTGGTGCAAGCCTCCCCCACACCGCCACCCCCAATCTGCTGCCTGGCTTATGCTCTGTAGCAGGAGGCTGGGTGGATATAATTTCCCCTCGCGTATCTTTTCTCCCTCCTTTGCTCTGCCTGTCCCATTCGAATAACGCCCAGGCCCGTCGAGTTTGAGGCTGCGGCTGACATGCCGGGGCTGCGTTTGCCAAGCGACTCTTCAGTGATCTCTGCTTTCCCACGGCGCTCGTATCTCCCGCAGCACGGCCACGGGCAGGCGGGTGTACTCTTGCGCTCTCGGGGTTCTCAGCGGAGTGGGTTGGGATTTTTGAAGGGACTTGAGCGCTAGGCGTCCCTATTTCACAGAACGTCGGTGGGATCTTGGCACCGAATGCCCTCTGGGCCTCTACCCTGAATGCCTGTTTAATGGCAATTGATGGCTGATTTGGAGCCTGAAGGGAGCCATTGTGCACAGCTGGACAGGAATTGGGGCTGCTGGTTAAACTCAGGCTGCAGTATCTTGTGTGGCCAGCAGGTGGCAGACgctccccctcaccctccccccccccttctgcAGAGTGGGAGTAGATTGATTTTGAGGGCAGCTAAGAAACTGAATCTAAACTTTTCATCTTGCCTGTGGGGGGGTCTGCTCCCGTGAGGAGGCCCTGGGGCAGCGGCAGGGCCAGGATGTGATCAATGTGACTGATAAGCTCCGTTCCCCTGGTCCGTCTCTCTCcgctgcacccctgcccccccatcacccAGGCCTGCTGTAGAAGGCCACAGATTCTTTTACAAGGCAACAtgccactgctgaaatgcagctggctctggggtggagactAGCTAGGACACAGCATGCTGCACAATTGTGCCGCAGAGGAGAAATCTCGAGGGGGGAAGGGCGCACTGCCCCCCTGTTCTTAGGCAAAGCACCCCATGGGATCTCTGCTGTCCATACAGCCCAGCTAGGGCCTTGCCCTTTAAAGAGCGGTGCCTGCTCTTTTATGTATATTATCATAGCAAGTAGGATGCCagcgtgctaggtgctgtacaaacagaagaaaatgaTGGTTCCAGCCCATAGCGCTTCCAAGCTAATCAACTCGGCTGGCTCCAAAAGGGGGATGTTTTgggtggggccagctcccaaCCAGCAGAGGTCTGGTTTCCCCAGGTCTGTCCCATGATCTGGGGGACAGTATGATTCTGGGGCTGTCTCTGCTTGCGGGGTACCGAAAGGTGTATGGCACCCCGCAGGGGAATCCCCAGAGACAGACACTGCCTGCAAACCCCGGTGCTTGAGCCCATTAAATAGCAACCTGGATTTCCTTTGCTTGGCTCCAAATCAGCGGCCCAGACACCTCCCGACACTTGCTCAGCGTCCTATCTGGCCCTGTGCTCAGGCGGCCAGTGCTGGTAGCAGCCCAGGAGAGAGGCCCCCAGGGCTGCTGGCTTTGATTCCCCGTCAGGACAGGGGCACCCTCGAGTCTTACCCTTTAAAGCTAACATGGTCCTGAACTAACCTTACAGCTCCAGAAGTCGCATCAGGCGTCAGGCTGCGTGTGCCTTCCCCTAACACCGGCTGGGCTTCGTGCAGGGGCTGGACCACATGCGGCTGTTGCAGTGGGGACTCctggttctagccccagctctgggagtgcaGTTGGGTCTGTTGCAGGAGCAGCAGTGTGCTGTATGCTGTGTATAACCTGCATGCTCAAATGGTCTGTTACACCTTCCCccccactttcctctcctctccctctttgaatacctgtgaagtggctcccccccgcccccacctgcgcatgcttgtgggatgaatgggctgcttgAATAGCTGGAAggtcagaagagctcccaggcagacaaggtgtctggggactctaattaggcagcactcacacacccaatgcatggacactgcccgaGGTGGAATGTGACCAAGCAGACatggccaagtcatctctagtcgcaggccatgaggagcaggtccttaaaacaggaaggggccatgtgcttgGCAGTGCACTCACCGATTGTACCTCTCGTGAACGCCCTTCGCCTGgactgcctggccagtggttcgctgcgTCACATTTCAATGCGCCtcgggaagacttaccttcatcgcaccgtccatcgctgagCTGTGAgacacttaccttgaaggatcctgacatctctaGTGCCGTGCCTGTCCTGGGAAAGTGAGTATGCGAGTGTGAATGTGACAAACCCCAACTTTCTTTTGAGCTTAGTTATCAGTAtaataaacgtgctgctttctgccaaacgcTGGTGGGTtgttagtcctccctaagcttactaggtGGCCCAATTTCAGGTAACGGGGTCAAGTGGAGGGTggctgggaatcaggattcctgggttctagccccagctctgggaggacagTGGGGTCTAGTCGGTTAGAGGAGggtggctgggaatcaggactcctaaGGAAGCAGTTTGTCGTTGTTAACATATATTGGCAGGTCAAGATAAACCCCACATCCCCCATAAATCTTTACCTCCTCCTGTGAAAGCCTCCAGCTGGCCTTGTCTTCACGAGGGTTTTACCTCGTGTTAGCTTGAGTTCAGAGCCCTCCTTTTCTCCCCCAGTGAAGGCAGACTTTTAAGATTTCAACCTGTTTAAGAACACACCATTTTTTGTCTGGGGCTCGTTTACACGTGGAAATTGACCAGAAAAGCGATTCCGGAACCGTTCCTCCTGGGGAGCTCTCTGTTCCAGAATAAGTCACTCTGTTCGGGAAGGTTTAGTGCATTTCCAAAACAGAGTAATCCAGGAATCGCGTTTTTGTGGAATAGAGTTCAGGCTGGTGTTAAACAGGAAGAGCCATTCCAGTCAGGCTCCCTTTGGGGGACAGGAATGCCCGTGTTGAGCTGTGTTTTAAAAGCTGGCGGGGGTGGAAGAAGACCTCTGTAGCCTGATGCTGCTCAGTGATCAGTTGGCCCTCCCCGGCCCCCACACGTGTGTCTGTGTCAGCCTTCATTCAGGGTTTGGGGAGCTGTCgtgtgctttttctgtagctgtTTTCCATCCAGACCTTCTAATTTCTTACCACCATCTCCAGGGCAACCCAACAGCAAGGATTTCCAATGGGGAGATGCGGCCACTGTGCCAGGCCCTGGGTGAGTGGCCAAGACAGGGATCAGAACCAGGCCGAGGCTTCGCAGAATTGGAGCTGGGAGTGGTCCAGTGTCCCCGGCCATTGTGGGAACTTAAATATTGAGACACCAGTTTAAGCCCCCTGCTGCAATTCTCTTAACGGTGAAGAGGGGGACTGGGTTAAATATGAGGCCTCTTGCTTTGAGGGGTCTCAACTCGGGCTGGGCCACAGCCTCTGGAAACCTCTGTCCAGGATGTTGtgtgtcccttcccccaccccaatccctgaTCCACTTAGCTCTGGAAGTCAGGGGTTCAATCCTGGGTTGTGATCAAGGCAGTGGTCCCCACCCTTGCAGTTGTGGCTAcccctggggagcagaggggttaCCCATGCCATGTGTGGCTGAGGTGCCAGGGCCTCTGTTCTGACCCAGTCTGTACAAACAGGGTGCATGCCAGCGTGCCCATCTCTCCTGGAGAGTCCAGACAGCTGTTACTAAATGGTGGCCCATGTGGATTGAGTCTCACCAGCTGGTCACACTACAGAAGGGATCAGCACTGCACTGCACCAGCCGTCCCCTTTTGCTGGCAGCCTCAGCTAGGAGGACAAGCACTGAATGGGCCGTTCTGGGGACTGGATCCCATTTACTACCCGTTGAGGGTTCCCCTTGGGGCTGGCCCTGCTCTGGCCAGAGGACTTTCAGTTCTAGTTGGAGGGGTTGGAAAACTATTACACAGGCCCTGTGTTTTTGTGTATGATCAGACCTGTGATCCCAGGCGTCCCCAGCTAGCCATGGGTAGTGCGGCCTGATCCAGAATCCTCAACAGAAAGTGACTTCAAAGGCTCAGGTCCTGGTGCTCGTGTCAAAGATGacactgcagcaccccctgctggccatgGTTAGACCACACTGGCTCACTCCTCAGAGCTAGCGGTGCCTAGCTAGGAAATACAAAATGTTACGTGCTCTGGCTGGCTgctccctgcctcagtgcaaTCCCTCTTGGTACATTCTCTGTTGAATCGCTGACACTGCGTGCAAGTGAGGttaagtggggagggggctgatcaggggctggggggggctgatCAGGGGCTGAATTCGTGGTCCCTGTCACTTCCAGTCCTGTCTTGGCCAGGGGCAAAGTTGCTAAGGGATGGAGGTGTGGAACTATGGGACATTTCTCTAGAATGCACCCCACACACTACACAGATGCCTACAAACCATAAGGATGCTaatgggtggggcggggggactTCAGTGTTACTTTGAAATGGTTCAGGGAACAAACCTTTGAAAGAAGCGCGgaagaaagggttaacaagagtCCCCAAAGAGCAGCAATATTTATTCAGCTTTTACTTTAGGGTGTGCAAAGGTGCAAGAATGGATTAGGTTAAGAAAACAAACgtgaaagtgaataaggatgatgtggaagtgaataaggaagtgttatttactcctttacataataataatgataaaaaaaaagggtcacccaatgaaattgttaggcagcaggtttaaaacaaaaggaagtatttcttcatacaatggaCAGACAagcgtggaactcattgccaggggatgttgtgcagGGCAAAACTATAACGGGGTTCCAAAAAGAATGAGattagttcatggaggacaggtccatcaatggctattagccaagatggtcagggacaaccACGTGCTCTGGGTGGCCCTTgcttctgattgccagaagctgggaatgaacgaCAGGGGATGGAAACACCACTGCTAGGTGTTTGCACTTTTCTGCACACTCCGTCCTGGCCGTGAGGGCAAACAGACAGGAATGGACTCGTAAGTGGTCCCATATGTTTGAAAGGGTGTACAAAAAAAGTGCAAATGTACAGGATTATTTGACTCATCCAACCCTGTATTTTTGCACAAATATGtgtggtgggggggctgggtaaaAATCCAGGGCAGGGTCAAGGGGGAGCATCTTTGCACGCTTTCCACCCCTACTTTGTGCAAACACTCAGAACAGGCTGCGTGAAAAGCGTGCCTCAAAAAGCCATGCTACAGACTCTCGCTTTCCCCAGCGAGCTCCCTGCATCTGTTGCCTGGGTGGTTCCTAGTTTACTattccctcctgcctcccccccccctcaccccgcTCCTTCATTGTTTCTGCtgttttggctttttaaaaaaaaaaaagttccctaCCCTGCCATTTATTTTTAGCAGCCAATTGAAATGTCtgggagatggaggaggaaaAAATATGAGTGGCGTGTAATAAAGCAGCAGAAGACAGAGTAACCTTTGAGGCAGCGCTCACATACGCTCTCACTATGCCCAGTCTGGCTCTCTGCACTCCTGGAACAAACTCTCCAGTTGGACTCTAACGGGGCGATGGAGCCGGCCCGCCGTCTCTGTGTCCTCTGCATTCTGCTGCTGCTTAGAGGTAAAGAAGCTGGTTCTTAATTTCTTTATataaaaagggaaggaaaaacagAACCCAGCAGGACTGTGAAATCCAGGACTGAATTAAGTCTTACTTCAGCAGGAGATATTTTCCAAGTCACCGGCGGGCATCCAGCGGGCAGCCTAACTGCCCACAGAACACCCATTGTGTCTTTGGCAGTTTCCCCTCCTAATCAGCACCCACTTTATTAATAAGTGCTGCAGGCGAAATTAACCCGTAGAGCCCTCGCCTTGTGCCTTGCCCAGCCTGGGATGTCACAGCTGCCCAGACCGTGGGCTTTGAGGAGTTAACAGTGGGTGGGAATGCAAACGTTGCTCTAGTTTTTCTGGTGTGTTGCTGGCAGGCTGGAGGAAAGTGCTGGGTTTTTGTGGGTAAGGGATAACGTGGCTCTCCAAGCGCCATGGGAGAATCGCACGGGCTCCGCTGGGGTGCATAAAACACTTCAAATGCAGAAGCCGTTGAGTGGGAGAAAGATTCTGCCTCATCGGGCGGACAACCTGGGGGAATGGGAAATTGGCGCCGGGTGGGCGATTCTTGTCATCTATAGACCGTTGATTGCTGGTCTGTATAAACCCGCCGAGCAAACGTGCCACTGCTCCAATGTGCCTGCTTCTAATGAACCCTGGCTGACACGAAGTAGAAAGAAAGTAGAAAGTGGATGGTCCCTCTGCGTACTGATGTGCTCCCTCTGCAGTCTCAGCTCCAGGGGGCTGCAAATGGGTATCAGGGATTGAGACCCCCTCCCGCCGCCCTTCTGATATTGCTACGTGTATTTGGACGCCTGATTAGATCCATGGTATG contains the following coding sequences:
- the LOC127038303 gene encoding toll-like receptor 2, whose amino-acid sequence is MCPLAGICIALYMVIVGLAEGDHPCLVTTDNKTATCKGQNLNCVPQHLPRTLLRLDLSYNRLKEITSGDFSVLTQLQSLDLGYNNISRIAADAFTSNVLLEELSLFNNSLRRIPSPALKPLRKLRRLEMSNNLYLCSTLDKVFSTLRNLQEFSMGGSLIQTVGKWDFFPLKDIALQKFALKTASSLLEYQKGAFSLLNTTALWCDMALDKNPKALPMILQDLRGKPLQYLRFRNLFEFTYYTESADVFSGLAEVRASKLVFYRGKFNENLLRLALLNIQKSRIRDLSLMAIDFARSSQWNRSEAGIANLTLDSLLLQDISNPDILRFDWTFTWFSGVANLSILNVNFNFVPCDTWDEMRNVVTLDVSNNRLKDTYIYNQGCNYQGVMPKLERFLVAKNELTSLGIVAKLTASWPRLTHINASHNHIGDLKETACQWNPGLVWLALDHNSVTMEIFKCLPITLHYLDLSYSELDRLEMSYFVRCQDLQELKLSGNKIKFIPSEWRCPSLRILAMDGNSFGVISEGSFVNMPELTSLKAGNNPYHCTCDLYGFLQETRRKGKLTLLDWPGDWTCYHPESLLDMGVAAYTPGLMECDVRVVVAISVSVTAAVIIASMVLCWRFDVLWYLQATYRIVRSKYRARHAHPTRAYAYHAFISYSCSDADWVRQELLRRLESSSPPYRICIHERDFTPGKWIIDNIIENIENSYKVIFVLSRSFVDSEWCNYELYFAHQRAVGLGYEDVILVVKEAIDPKSLPNKFCKLRKMLSTKTYLEWPSEPSRQPFFWIQLRNVLGKPGAAEPSQDRVSLASVELGSDEVVDSPAEEETAIDAVAGPAS